The Mycolicibacterium hassiacum DSM 44199 genome includes a window with the following:
- a CDS encoding polysaccharide biosynthesis protein → MTDATPATGAITRASVLRVGAATALSALCGYVVMYLAARNLAPEGFSVFSVFWGAFGLVTGATNGLLQEATREVRHAVSAPAGRPRRTRPMWAAVLVAALAAAAIIGTAPLWAARVFAEARLLSVLLLAAGVAGFCLHATLLGMLAGVNRWTQYGALMVTDAGIRVAVAVAAFVLGWGLAGFLWATVAGAVAWLIVLLVSPAALGAARLRTAGGMAGFLRGASHSIAAAGASAVLVTGFPVLLKATYGDLGAAGGVVLLAVMLTRAPLLIPLTALQGNLIAHFVDERGRRLRALLAPVAVVGLVGAIGVVAAGLIGPWLLRVAFGPEYLADGAVLAWLTAAATSIALLTLTGAATVAAALHRAYAAGWVSATVVATMLLLAPLALETRTIVALLCGPLVGMAVHLVALARHRPDRHAESAPNTLPT, encoded by the coding sequence GTGACCGACGCGACGCCGGCGACCGGCGCGATCACGCGGGCCAGCGTCCTGCGGGTCGGGGCGGCCACCGCCCTGTCCGCGCTGTGCGGCTACGTGGTGATGTACCTGGCGGCCCGGAACCTGGCGCCGGAGGGTTTCTCGGTGTTCAGCGTGTTCTGGGGCGCGTTCGGTCTGGTCACCGGCGCGACCAACGGGTTGCTGCAGGAAGCCACCCGGGAGGTGCGCCACGCGGTGTCCGCGCCCGCCGGCAGGCCCCGCCGCACCCGGCCGATGTGGGCCGCGGTGCTGGTGGCGGCGCTGGCGGCGGCGGCGATCATCGGTACCGCGCCGCTGTGGGCGGCACGGGTGTTCGCCGAGGCGCGCCTGCTGAGTGTGCTGCTGCTGGCGGCCGGGGTGGCCGGGTTCTGTCTGCACGCGACGCTGCTGGGCATGCTGGCCGGGGTGAACCGGTGGACCCAGTACGGGGCGCTGATGGTGACCGACGCGGGGATCCGGGTGGCGGTGGCCGTCGCGGCGTTCGTGTTGGGCTGGGGACTGGCCGGGTTCCTGTGGGCGACGGTCGCGGGCGCGGTGGCGTGGCTGATCGTGCTGCTGGTCTCCCCGGCTGCGCTGGGCGCGGCCCGGCTGCGCACCGCGGGCGGCATGGCGGGATTCCTGCGGGGTGCCTCGCATTCGATCGCCGCCGCCGGGGCCAGCGCGGTGCTGGTGACCGGTTTCCCGGTGCTGCTCAAGGCCACCTACGGCGACCTGGGCGCCGCCGGCGGGGTGGTGCTGCTGGCGGTGATGCTGACCCGGGCGCCGCTGCTGATCCCGTTGACCGCGCTGCAGGGCAACCTGATCGCCCACTTCGTCGACGAGCGGGGGCGCCGGCTGCGGGCGCTGCTCGCCCCGGTCGCGGTGGTGGGCTTGGTGGGGGCGATCGGCGTGGTGGCGGCGGGCCTGATCGGACCGTGGCTGCTGCGGGTGGCGTTCGGGCCGGAGTATCTGGCCGACGGCGCGGTGCTGGCCTGGTTGACCGCCGCGGCCACCTCGATCGCGCTGTTGACGTTGACCGGGGCCGCCACCGTCGCGGCGGCGCTGCACCGCGCCTACGCCGCCGGCTGGGTCAGCGCGACCGTCGTCGCCACCATGCTGCTGCTGGCGCCGCTGGCGCTGGAGACCCGCACCATCGTGGCGCTGCTGTGCGGACCGCTGGTCGGCATGGCGGTGCACCTGGTCGCACTGGCCCGGCACCGCCCTGATCGACACGCGGAATCCGCGCCGAATACCCTGCCCACATGA
- the galE gene encoding UDP-glucose 4-epimerase GalE has product MTWLVTGGAGYIGSHVVRALQDADLPVAVIDDLSTGLEQFVPPEVPFVRGTLLDADLVRRTLREQRVTGVIHIAGFKYAGVSVQQPLHTYEQNVSAMVTLLKAMQECEVNMIVFSSSAATFGTPDVDLVTETTPTRPESPYGESKLIGEWLLADTARATGLRHTSLRYFNVVGSGSPDLYDVSPHNLFPLVFDMLYRGETPRINGDDYPTPDGTCVRDYIHVADLALAHVAAARRLQAGEPVEPVYNLGSGTGTSVREIMTAIRKVTGIDFEPTIAPRRPGDPARIVASGELAARDLGWRMRHSLEDMVRSAWEARQRAGDAYPR; this is encoded by the coding sequence ATGACCTGGCTGGTGACCGGAGGCGCCGGTTATATCGGATCCCACGTGGTGCGGGCGCTGCAGGACGCCGATCTGCCGGTCGCGGTGATCGACGACCTGTCGACCGGGCTCGAGCAGTTCGTGCCGCCCGAGGTGCCGTTCGTGCGCGGCACCCTGCTGGATGCGGACCTGGTCCGCCGCACCCTGCGCGAACAGCGGGTGACCGGCGTCATCCACATTGCCGGGTTCAAGTACGCCGGGGTGTCGGTGCAGCAGCCGCTGCACACCTACGAGCAGAACGTGTCGGCGATGGTCACCCTGCTCAAGGCGATGCAGGAGTGCGAGGTGAACATGATCGTGTTCTCCTCCAGCGCGGCCACCTTCGGCACCCCCGACGTGGACCTGGTCACCGAGACCACCCCGACCCGACCCGAATCCCCCTACGGGGAGAGCAAGCTCATCGGCGAGTGGCTGCTGGCCGACACCGCCCGTGCCACCGGGCTGCGGCACACCAGCCTGCGTTACTTCAACGTGGTGGGCTCGGGCTCGCCGGACCTGTACGACGTGAGCCCGCACAACCTGTTCCCGCTGGTGTTCGACATGCTCTACCGCGGTGAGACGCCGCGCATCAACGGCGACGACTACCCCACCCCGGACGGCACCTGCGTGCGCGACTACATCCACGTCGCCGATCTGGCGCTGGCGCACGTCGCTGCGGCCCGGCGGCTGCAGGCCGGCGAACCGGTGGAACCGGTGTACAACCTCGGCAGCGGCACCGGCACCTCGGTGCGCGAGATCATGACCGCGATCCGCAAGGTCACCGGGATCGACTTCGAGCCGACGATCGCGCCGCGCCGCCCCGGCGACCCGGCCCGCATCGTCGCCTCCGGGGAGCTGGCCGCCCGGGATCTGGGCTGGCGGATGCGCCATTCGCTGGAGGACATGGTCAGGTCCGCATGGGAGGCGCGGCAGCGGGCCGGAGATGCCTATCCGCGGTAA
- a CDS encoding TPR repeat region-containing protein, with protein MSAADAFLQLWRNARDTHGDGAPVTGEEFDSSAQLRGIDSQLQATKPDDRWTGTAADNYAQANAEQRRIIGRLADLDEQLADKVTQAADVVATGRTNLDTVRANFAALFNSLPPGRAGETLSWKLLGLGAEQISEVVQRSNDDLSRIGRDIARLGSEYETLGNKQKFASGEGDEEGDSDKEEDGEDAEGDDDQVQQQAEEDVRRTLNDGDQEAAARVDEVLSSIVPGQELTPTQKAYLDQMADRQANMSVEDLKRAQDRLGDHKNVIGDSWQLMSNDDVRFGEPDENGNLRAGSFDRLPESVQRALSIANLDYPATGADRDRIETIAEIVRNGDQKFQTGTEIDREMIRLSDRLMDQSPVNEKTVRELFTSAGRDHQVVTDHLVGWQPHLEDPNAPDTVPYDYNSDDFLMDIMRMGWSDDGRDAAGLFNWTHDAANGSAHDQQIASAAAERYAQFLGAHKDELLNIKNMWGHTDTLGQVNPELVRGMAHGLTPYMADIAGVDGGALDNFDPLDGGDQTRPLAKGVFAVLGSDVEAYREFYGAANELALQKSFEWATDVKGGVEVFKDDARMNAAATLKGLIDYGTAEGLKTIAMDNNEMTELKKAVYNKAVAALAAAGGPYGKAISFFGSALEESFFGNGSDIAGNVKPMFGDEAARFAANALLAAGVEMPGAERYLVWDTDADGQRYQRFGTIEELKEQNGITVTPDTYGADLNRWLDQIVGEARNPSGPFGEQYDDVTQ; from the coding sequence GTGAGTGCGGCCGACGCGTTCCTGCAGCTCTGGCGGAACGCCCGCGACACTCACGGTGACGGCGCACCGGTGACCGGTGAGGAATTCGACAGCAGCGCCCAGCTGCGCGGTATCGACTCCCAGCTGCAGGCGACAAAACCCGATGACCGGTGGACCGGCACCGCCGCCGACAACTACGCGCAGGCCAACGCCGAGCAGCGCCGCATCATCGGCAGGCTCGCCGACCTCGACGAGCAACTGGCCGACAAGGTCACCCAGGCCGCCGACGTCGTCGCCACCGGCCGCACCAACCTCGACACCGTCCGCGCCAACTTCGCCGCCCTGTTCAACAGCCTCCCGCCCGGCCGCGCCGGCGAGACCCTGAGCTGGAAACTGCTCGGCCTCGGCGCCGAACAGATCTCCGAGGTCGTCCAACGCTCCAACGACGACCTCAGCCGGATCGGCCGCGACATCGCCCGACTCGGCAGCGAGTACGAAACCCTCGGCAACAAGCAGAAGTTCGCTTCCGGCGAAGGCGACGAGGAGGGAGATAGCGACAAGGAGGAAGACGGGGAGGATGCCGAGGGGGACGACGATCAGGTCCAGCAGCAGGCTGAGGAGGATGTCCGCAGGACCCTCAACGACGGTGATCAGGAAGCCGCCGCCCGCGTCGACGAGGTGCTGTCGAGCATTGTTCCCGGCCAGGAGCTGACCCCCACCCAGAAGGCCTATCTCGACCAGATGGCCGACCGGCAGGCCAACATGAGCGTCGAGGACCTCAAGCGCGCGCAGGACCGGCTCGGCGACCACAAGAACGTCATCGGCGACTCCTGGCAGCTGATGAGCAACGACGACGTCCGGTTCGGCGAGCCCGACGAGAACGGCAACCTGCGAGCGGGGTCGTTCGATCGGCTGCCGGAGTCGGTTCAGCGGGCGCTGTCGATCGCGAACCTCGACTACCCGGCGACCGGCGCCGACCGCGACCGGATCGAGACCATCGCCGAGATCGTGCGCAACGGGGATCAGAAGTTCCAGACCGGCACCGAGATCGACCGCGAGATGATCCGGCTGTCCGACCGGCTCATGGACCAGAGCCCGGTCAACGAGAAGACCGTGCGGGAGTTGTTCACCTCAGCGGGCCGCGATCACCAGGTGGTGACCGACCATCTCGTCGGCTGGCAACCGCACCTTGAGGACCCGAACGCTCCCGACACGGTGCCGTACGACTACAACAGCGACGACTTCCTCATGGACATCATGAGGATGGGCTGGTCGGACGACGGCCGGGATGCGGCGGGCCTGTTCAACTGGACCCACGACGCCGCCAACGGCAGCGCACACGACCAGCAGATCGCCTCCGCGGCGGCCGAGCGCTATGCGCAGTTCCTCGGTGCGCACAAGGACGAACTGCTCAACATCAAGAACATGTGGGGTCACACCGACACCCTCGGCCAGGTGAATCCGGAGCTGGTCCGCGGCATGGCGCACGGCCTGACCCCGTACATGGCAGACATCGCCGGCGTCGACGGCGGCGCGCTCGACAATTTCGACCCGCTCGACGGTGGCGACCAGACCCGCCCGCTCGCCAAGGGGGTGTTCGCCGTCCTGGGCAGCGACGTGGAGGCGTACCGCGAATTCTACGGCGCGGCAAACGAGTTGGCGCTGCAGAAGTCGTTCGAGTGGGCGACCGACGTCAAGGGCGGCGTCGAGGTGTTCAAGGACGACGCCCGGATGAACGCCGCGGCCACGCTGAAGGGGCTCATCGACTACGGCACCGCCGAGGGGCTCAAGACCATCGCCATGGACAACAACGAGATGACGGAGCTGAAGAAGGCCGTCTACAACAAGGCGGTGGCGGCGCTGGCGGCAGCCGGCGGGCCGTACGGCAAGGCGATCTCGTTCTTCGGTTCTGCGCTGGAGGAAAGCTTCTTCGGCAACGGTTCGGACATCGCCGGCAACGTCAAGCCGATGTTCGGCGACGAAGCGGCCCGATTCGCCGCCAACGCTCTGCTCGCCGCGGGTGTCGAGATGCCTGGGGCCGAAAGGTATCTGGTGTGGGATACCGATGCCGACGGGCAGCGGTACCAGCGATTCGGCACGATCGAGGAACTCAAGGAGCAGAACGGCATAACCGTCACGCCCGACACCTACGGTGCCGACCTGAACCGCTGGCTCGACCAGATCGTCGGCGAGGCCAGGAATCCCTCCGGACCTTTCGGTGAACAGTACGACGATGTCACGCAGTGA
- a CDS encoding DNA polymerase III subunit delta', translated as MTGVFSRLVGQEAVEAELLAAARAARGDASHNPAADSAGMTHAWLITGPPGSGRSVAALCFAAALQCSHPDTPGCGECRACTTTMAGTHADVRRIIPEGLSIGVDEMRAIVQIASRRPSTGRWQIVLIEDADRLTEGAANALLKVVEEPPPSTVFLLCAPSVDPEDIAITLRSRCRHVALVTPSVDAIAQVLIDNDGIPPEQARWAASVCGGHVGRARRLATDDEARQRRLRALGLARDAATPSRAYAAAEELVAAAEAEAVALTAERNEEEAEELRTALGAGGTGKGTAGTLRGAAGALKDLERRQKSRQTRASRDALDRALIDLATFFRDALLVSSGAAQVRPNHPDMTDRVGALAEHASPEKLLRCIEAVLQCREALATNVKPKFAVDAMVATVGQALRD; from the coding sequence ATGACCGGGGTCTTTTCACGTCTGGTGGGCCAGGAGGCGGTGGAAGCCGAGCTGCTGGCTGCGGCGCGGGCCGCCCGGGGTGATGCGTCTCACAATCCGGCGGCCGATTCGGCGGGCATGACCCACGCCTGGCTGATCACCGGCCCGCCCGGGTCGGGACGGTCGGTCGCCGCGCTGTGTTTCGCGGCCGCGCTGCAGTGCAGCCACCCCGACACCCCCGGGTGCGGTGAGTGCCGGGCATGTACGACGACGATGGCCGGCACCCACGCCGACGTGCGGCGCATCATCCCCGAGGGGTTGTCGATCGGGGTCGACGAGATGCGCGCCATCGTGCAGATCGCCTCGCGACGGCCCAGCACCGGGCGCTGGCAGATCGTGCTGATCGAAGACGCCGACCGGCTCACCGAGGGCGCGGCGAACGCGCTGTTGAAGGTGGTCGAAGAACCACCGCCGTCGACGGTGTTTCTGCTGTGTGCGCCATCGGTGGACCCCGAGGACATCGCGATCACGCTGCGGTCGCGCTGCCGCCATGTGGCGCTGGTGACACCGTCGGTGGACGCCATCGCCCAGGTGTTGATCGACAACGACGGCATCCCGCCCGAGCAGGCGCGCTGGGCAGCCTCGGTCTGTGGCGGCCATGTCGGCCGGGCGCGCCGGCTGGCCACCGACGACGAAGCGCGGCAGCGCCGGTTGCGGGCGCTCGGGCTGGCCCGGGACGCGGCCACCCCGTCGCGCGCCTACGCGGCGGCCGAGGAACTGGTGGCGGCGGCCGAGGCCGAGGCGGTGGCGCTGACCGCCGAACGCAACGAGGAGGAGGCCGAGGAACTGCGCACCGCGCTGGGCGCCGGCGGGACCGGCAAGGGCACCGCGGGCACGCTGCGCGGCGCCGCCGGGGCGCTCAAAGACTTGGAACGACGCCAGAAGTCGCGCCAGACCCGGGCGTCGCGGGACGCGCTGGACCGGGCGCTGATCGACCTGGCGACGTTCTTCCGGGACGCGCTGCTGGTGTCGTCGGGGGCGGCGCAGGTGCGGCCCAACCACCCGGACATGACCGACCGGGTCGGTGCGCTGGCCGAGCATGCCTCGCCGGAGAAGCTGCTGCGCTGCATCGAGGCGGTGCTGCAGTGTCGGGAGGCGCTGGCGACCAACGTCAAACCGAAGTTCGCCGTCGACGCCATGGTCGCCACCGTCGGGCAGGCGCTGCGGGACTAG
- a CDS encoding adenylate/guanylate cyclase domain-containing protein, whose protein sequence is MNTEPIPIRRIGPFIRWVARTPWPVFTLGMLQADIIGALLVLGFLRFGLPPEDRLQLQDLPPANLAIFLGYLLVSFTVGAYISLRLLIPVIRWQRRDALLTETDPQVTELARARALKMPFYRTLISGTNWLLGSIVFIIACWPVASRSAPVVALATGLGATATAIIGYLQSERVLRPVAVAALRGGVPENFRAPGVVLRQVLTWVLSTGVPILAIVLALVASEFEVLTAPAEKLTTPILLLAIAALIIGFSGTLLVAMSIADPLRQLRWALGEVQRGNYNAHMQIYDASELGLLQAGFNDMVRDLAERQRLRDLFGRYVGEDVARRALERGTELGGQERDVAVLFVDLVGSTRLASTIPAAEVVNLLNDFFRVVVDTVNRHGGFVNKFQGDAALAIFGAPIEHPDACGAALAASRELHDELIRVLGQTEFGIGVSAGRAIAGHIGAKARFEYTVIGDPVNEAARLTELAKLEEGHVLASAIAVSGAVDAEALCWEVGETVQLRGRTVPTQLARPKRLASPDEAPQAAETRSPAEPDGQVTDAGAEITGDTIARDTAG, encoded by the coding sequence GTGAACACCGAGCCCATACCGATCAGGCGGATCGGCCCGTTCATCCGCTGGGTGGCGCGCACCCCGTGGCCGGTGTTCACCCTGGGGATGCTGCAGGCCGACATCATCGGGGCCCTGCTGGTACTGGGCTTCCTGCGGTTCGGGCTGCCCCCCGAGGACCGCCTGCAGCTGCAGGACCTGCCGCCGGCGAACCTCGCCATCTTCCTGGGCTATCTGCTCGTCTCGTTCACCGTCGGCGCCTACATCAGCCTGCGGCTGCTGATCCCGGTCATCCGCTGGCAGCGCCGCGACGCCCTGCTGACCGAGACCGATCCGCAGGTCACCGAGCTGGCGCGGGCCCGGGCGCTGAAGATGCCGTTCTACCGGACGCTGATCAGCGGGACGAACTGGCTGCTGGGCTCGATCGTGTTCATCATCGCCTGCTGGCCGGTGGCCAGCCGGTCGGCGCCGGTCGTGGCGCTGGCGACCGGCCTGGGCGCGACCGCCACCGCGATCATCGGGTACCTGCAGTCCGAGCGGGTGCTGCGGCCGGTCGCGGTGGCCGCGTTGCGCGGCGGCGTACCGGAGAACTTCCGCGCCCCCGGGGTGGTGCTGCGCCAGGTGCTGACCTGGGTGCTGTCGACCGGGGTGCCGATCCTGGCGATCGTGCTGGCGCTGGTGGCCAGCGAGTTCGAGGTGCTCACCGCGCCGGCCGAGAAGCTCACCACCCCGATCCTGCTGCTGGCGATCGCGGCGCTGATCATCGGGTTCTCCGGCACCCTGCTGGTGGCGATGTCGATCGCCGACCCGCTGCGGCAGCTGCGCTGGGCGCTCGGCGAGGTGCAGCGCGGTAACTACAACGCGCACATGCAGATCTACGACGCCAGCGAGCTGGGCCTGCTGCAGGCCGGGTTCAACGACATGGTGCGGGATCTGGCCGAGCGGCAGCGGCTGCGCGACCTGTTCGGCCGCTACGTGGGCGAGGACGTGGCCCGCCGCGCCCTGGAGCGCGGCACCGAACTGGGCGGGCAGGAACGCGATGTCGCGGTGCTGTTCGTCGACCTGGTCGGCTCCACCCGGCTGGCGTCGACCATCCCGGCCGCCGAGGTGGTGAACCTGCTCAACGACTTCTTCCGGGTGGTGGTCGACACCGTCAACCGGCACGGCGGGTTCGTCAACAAGTTCCAGGGCGACGCGGCGCTGGCCATCTTCGGCGCCCCGATCGAACACCCCGACGCGTGCGGGGCGGCGCTGGCCGCGTCCCGGGAGCTGCACGACGAGCTCATCCGGGTGCTCGGGCAGACCGAGTTCGGCATCGGGGTGTCCGCGGGCCGCGCGATCGCCGGCCACATCGGCGCCAAGGCCCGCTTCGAGTACACGGTGATCGGCGACCCGGTCAACGAGGCGGCCCGGCTGACCGAACTGGCCAAGCTCGAGGAGGGCCACGTGCTGGCGTCGGCGATCGCGGTCAGCGGCGCGGTCGACGCCGAGGCGCTGTGCTGGGAGGTCGGCGAGACCGTGCAGCTGCGCGGCCGCACCGTGCCCACTCAGCTGGCGCGGCCGAAGCGGCTCGCATCGCCGGATGAGGCGCCGCAGGCGGCGGAGACGAGGAGTCCGGCCGAACCCGACGGGCAGGTCACCGACGCCGGGGCGGAGATCACCGGCGACACCATCGCCCGCGACACCGCGGGCTGA
- the topA gene encoding type I DNA topoisomerase encodes MADEDRGSRGNGKVRRLVIVESPTKARKIASYLGSDYIVESSRGHIRDLPRNAADVPAKYKSEPWARLGVNVDNNFEPLYIISPDKKATVNELKAKLKDVDELYLATDGDREGEAIAWHLLETLKPRIPVKRMVFHEITAPAIREAAEHPRDLDNALVDAQETRRILDRLYGYEVSPVLWKKVAPKLSAGRVQSVATRIIVQRERERMAFRSASYWDVTAELDASVSDPQATPPTFTAKLNSVDGRRVATGRDFDAQGGLRKPDEVLVLDEAAAGELAANLRGVQLEVTSVEQKPYTRRPYAPFITSTLQQEAARKLRFSAERTMSIAQRLYENGYITYMRTDSTTLSESAINAARTQARQLYGDEYVHPTPRQYTRKVKNAQEAHEAIRPAGDVFATPGQLHAELDADEFRLYELIWQRTVASQMADARGTTLSLRISGTAADGRQVVFTASGRTITFPGFLKAYVESIDELAGGESDDAESRLPQLRKGQRVDAKKLTPEGHATTPPPRYTEASLVRALEELGIGRPSTYAQIIKTIQDRGYVHKKGSALVPSWVAFAVIGLLEQHFGRLVDYDFTAAMEDELDEIAAGHEQRTTWLHNFYFGGDHGVPESIARSGGLKKLVGVNLEEIDAREVNSIHLFDDDQGRPIYVRVGKNGPYLERMVTGEDGEPKSQRANLSDAITPDELTLELAEKLFATPQEGRSLGIDPATGHEIVVKDGRYGPYVTEILPEPEEGGDDGEAGATAKKGKKPTGPKPRTASLLRSMDIETVTLDDALKLLSLPRVVGVDPETGEEITAQNGRYGPYLKRGNDSRSLASEEQIFTITLDEALKIYAEPKRRGRQAAAAPPLRELGIDPATGKQMVIKDGRFGPYVTDGETNASLRKGDDVLTLTDERAAELLAERRAKGPVKRTRKAAAKKAPAKKAAAKKAAK; translated from the coding sequence GTGGCAGACGAGGACCGCGGCAGCCGCGGTAACGGCAAGGTGCGCCGGCTGGTCATAGTCGAGTCGCCGACCAAGGCGCGCAAAATCGCCAGCTACCTGGGCTCCGACTACATCGTCGAATCCTCCCGGGGCCACATCCGCGACCTGCCCCGCAATGCCGCCGACGTGCCGGCCAAGTACAAGTCCGAGCCGTGGGCGCGGCTGGGCGTCAACGTCGACAACAACTTCGAGCCGCTCTACATCATCAGCCCGGACAAGAAGGCCACCGTCAACGAGCTGAAGGCCAAACTCAAGGACGTCGACGAGCTGTACCTGGCCACCGACGGTGACCGCGAGGGCGAGGCCATCGCCTGGCACCTGCTCGAGACCCTCAAACCGCGCATCCCGGTCAAGCGGATGGTGTTCCACGAGATCACCGCACCCGCCATCCGCGAGGCCGCCGAACACCCGCGCGACCTGGACAACGCGCTGGTCGACGCGCAGGAGACCCGCCGCATCCTGGACCGGCTGTACGGCTACGAGGTCAGCCCGGTGCTGTGGAAGAAGGTGGCGCCGAAGCTGTCGGCGGGCCGGGTGCAGTCGGTGGCGACCCGCATCATCGTGCAGCGTGAACGCGAGCGGATGGCGTTCCGCAGCGCCAGCTACTGGGACGTCACCGCCGAGCTGGACGCCAGCGTCTCCGACCCGCAGGCCACCCCGCCGACCTTCACCGCCAAGCTCAACAGCGTCGACGGCAGGCGGGTGGCCACCGGCCGCGACTTCGACGCGCAGGGCGGGCTGCGCAAGCCCGACGAGGTGCTGGTGCTCGACGAGGCCGCCGCCGGTGAGCTGGCCGCGAACCTGCGCGGGGTGCAGCTCGAGGTCACCTCGGTCGAGCAGAAGCCCTACACCCGCCGGCCGTACGCGCCGTTCATCACCTCCACGCTGCAGCAGGAGGCGGCCCGCAAGCTGCGGTTCTCGGCCGAGCGCACGATGAGCATCGCGCAGCGGCTCTACGAGAACGGCTACATCACCTATATGCGTACCGACTCCACCACGCTGTCGGAGTCGGCGATCAACGCCGCGCGCACCCAGGCCCGCCAGCTCTACGGCGACGAGTACGTGCACCCGACCCCGCGGCAGTACACCCGCAAGGTCAAGAACGCCCAGGAGGCGCACGAGGCGATCCGGCCGGCCGGCGACGTGTTCGCCACCCCCGGGCAGCTGCACGCCGAGCTCGACGCCGACGAGTTCCGGCTCTACGAGCTGATCTGGCAGCGCACGGTGGCCTCGCAGATGGCCGATGCCCGCGGCACCACGCTGAGCCTGCGTATCTCCGGCACCGCCGCCGACGGCCGGCAGGTGGTGTTCACCGCCAGTGGGCGCACCATCACCTTCCCGGGCTTTTTGAAGGCCTACGTCGAGAGCATCGACGAGCTGGCCGGCGGGGAGTCCGACGACGCCGAGAGCCGGCTGCCGCAGCTGCGCAAGGGCCAGCGCGTCGACGCCAAGAAACTCACCCCCGAGGGGCACGCCACCACCCCGCCGCCGCGCTACACCGAGGCATCGCTGGTGCGTGCGCTCGAGGAGCTCGGCATCGGCCGCCCGTCGACCTACGCGCAGATCATCAAGACCATCCAGGACCGCGGCTACGTGCACAAGAAGGGCAGCGCGCTGGTGCCGTCCTGGGTGGCGTTCGCGGTGATCGGGCTGCTCGAACAGCACTTCGGCCGGCTGGTGGACTACGACTTCACCGCGGCGATGGAGGACGAGCTCGACGAGATCGCCGCCGGGCACGAGCAGCGCACCACCTGGCTGCACAACTTCTACTTCGGCGGCGATCACGGGGTGCCCGAGTCGATCGCCCGCTCCGGTGGGCTCAAGAAGCTGGTCGGGGTCAACCTCGAGGAGATCGACGCCCGCGAGGTCAACTCGATCCACCTGTTCGACGACGACCAGGGCCGGCCGATCTACGTGCGGGTCGGCAAGAACGGGCCGTACCTGGAGCGGATGGTCACCGGCGAGGACGGTGAGCCGAAATCGCAGCGCGCCAACCTGTCCGACGCGATCACCCCGGACGAGTTGACGCTGGAGCTGGCCGAGAAGCTGTTCGCCACCCCGCAGGAGGGGCGCTCGCTGGGCATCGACCCGGCCACCGGGCACGAGATCGTCGTCAAGGACGGCCGCTACGGCCCGTACGTCACCGAGATCCTGCCCGAACCCGAGGAGGGCGGCGACGACGGCGAGGCCGGTGCGACGGCCAAGAAGGGCAAGAAGCCGACCGGCCCCAAGCCGCGCACCGCGTCGCTGCTGCGGTCGATGGACATCGAGACCGTCACGCTCGACGACGCGCTGAAGCTGCTGTCGCTGCCGCGGGTGGTCGGGGTGGACCCCGAGACCGGTGAGGAGATCACCGCGCAGAACGGCCGCTACGGCCCATATCTGAAGCGCGGCAACGACTCCCGGTCGCTGGCCAGCGAGGAGCAGATCTTCACCATCACGCTGGACGAGGCGTTGAAGATCTACGCCGAGCCCAAACGCCGCGGGCGGCAGGCCGCGGCCGCGCCGCCGCTGCGTGAGCTGGGCATCGACCCGGCCACCGGCAAGCAGATGGTGATCAAGGACGGCCGGTTCGGCCCGTACGTCACCGACGGCGAGACCAACGCCAGCCTGCGCAAGGGCGACGACGTGTTGACGCTGACCGACGAGCGGGCAGCCGAGCTGCTGGCCGAGCGGCGGGCGAAGGGACCGGTCAAGCGGACCCGCAAGGCGGCCGCGAAGAAGGCCCCGGCGAAGAAGGCCGCCGCCAAGAAGGCGGCCAAGTAG
- a CDS encoding cold-shock protein encodes MPQGTVKWFNAEKGFGFIAPEDGSADVFVHYTEIQGTGFRTLEENQRVEFEVGQSPKGPQATGVRAI; translated from the coding sequence ATGCCACAGGGAACTGTGAAGTGGTTCAACGCGGAAAAGGGCTTCGGTTTCATCGCGCCGGAGGACGGATCCGCCGACGTATTTGTCCACTACACGGAGATTCAGGGAACCGGATTCCGCACCCTGGAGGAGAACCAGCGAGTCGAGTTCGAGGTCGGCCAGAGCCCCAAGGGGCCGCAGGCCACGGGTGTTCGGGCCATCTAG